TTGCATCTGTATCTTAGCTTTCTGCTTTATGATAACTTGATCTAGCATCTGTATTTTACCCTCAAACATTGCCTTTTGCTTTGTAATAGCTTGCTCAAAAATCTTTAAATTCGACTCTTGCTTAGTATTAACTTCATCTTGCATCTGTATTTTCGCCTCGAACATTGCCTTTTGCTTTGCAATAGCTTCATCTTGGATCTGCATTTTAGCCTCAAACATTGCCTTTTGCTTTGTAATAGCTTCATCTATCTGTATATTCGCCTCGAACATAGCCTGTTGATTAGTAATAACTTCATCTTGCATCTGTATGTTTGCATCCAACATTTCATTCTCTTGTTGGGTTATTATAGTAGTAGTATCAGCTGCTGGCTGTTGTTTTTCTAAATCCAACTTGGCCTTCTTTTTAGCccctgcatcatcatcatcatcatcatgacccTGCTGGCTACACCTCTTCTGAGGCACCTACAATGGGGAAAAAAATTCTATTACAAAAAAATAACATTACATTAATAAGTGCATATAGATTGTTTAAACTTACTATAAGAAATAATAAGTACATATAGGTAGTTTATTCTTACTAAAAGTGAGTAAACAAATCAACTTCACACTGCTAAATGTGACAAGTAATAGAATTGTTCCCACTAGTAGAtgcgtaaaaaagtaaaaaaaaaaaaaaaaagagagagagagagatttaaaGTAATCAATTTGTAATTACTTTATCTcgcatttctatttctatttcagaatcaaacatctcattctgtattgTAGTAACTTGATCTTGCGTATGTACTTTTGCCTCCAACATTATGTTCTCATTTATAGTACCTGGTACTTTTGTTTCTGCTCCCAACATTGCATCGTCATGTATGTTCTGCAAACAAAATAGATTGATATACAGAAATATCAACACAATACTTATAATTGTCCCACAATACAAGGTTCATTCAATCATGTACAAAAACATAAACGTTACTCTTATAAatgggtaaaaataataataataacttcaaaCTGCTAAATGTGTTTAGGTTATTGAATTGTTCACACTTGTAAATGTGTACAGAAACTTGCAAATGCATCTTAAAACTTTGCTTAACAAAATCATAATATGCTTGTCCATGGAAAGAAAGATTCCATGCTAAATCTGGATATAAGTACATCATTTTAAAAAGTTAATGTTCGACATGTTTTTCGACGTTTAATTTTTCACGAGGAATTAAATCTGTGTATTCACCTGAGGATAATCTATAATGAAAGTGGCACTTGGAGACTTGTCAAGCAAGTAATTTTTGAGTTGAACAGGTACAACAACATGTTCCCGTTTTGTTGGGCTGCACATATATCTTGTCTCCAGAAACGTATTCATCTTCAAACACTCTAAGTTATTGAATGGACAAGGCTCAAGCAACAATTGATCCAGGCATGATGAAAGAACCTTGTGgtacatattattatatacaaagaAACAAAAACTTTCAGTACTGTGTTCATATGTATAATATATTAGATAGTTCTGTGGGTCAAAGTGACTGAGTCGGTTGGGGAGATTATTTTACCTTTCACGTAGACAGGTTACGCCTGGCGACTTGCCAGTAATCCATGCTTTAAAAAATATTTATATCTAATAAATTACTAAACTCCAAAGGCATCTCATTATATGCACCAAAACACCAAAATGGTGTAATATTTGGTGTAGAGCTTCTCCAACCAAGACAcaaaaatggtgaaatttttttggtGTAACAATACTTAAAACCCCATGTTACACCAAATTTTGTAATACTATTCACCACACGGAGTAAAGCTTTTTCATAGGTTTGTGAGTCTACTTTTGTATGAAGACAAGCTTTTTGTCATTGGATATAAAACTTTTTTCGAAAGCTTTTCTACTAAAAACTAAATGGCATTGTAAAAAAGCTTTTTACATTGGAGATGCTCTTAGGATCATGTATAAGAAATTACTTAAGACATATTTGTATACCTTAATGATGTACGGATCTAGGATGAGAACTATGGCACTGCATAGTTTCTGGAATACACCGACTAATTGGGAAAGACATGTCTTCTTCGATACATAATGCCATGAGAGATTCACTTTCTTAAGAGAATCAAAGCCCACTGTAGACTTCAGCAAAAGATCACGGCAATGAAGTACAACAACAGATTTAACAGATGCGGTCAAATTCTGAAGCTGATGAGCAACCACGTTGAGAACCTTTGGGTAACGGTCACGAAATGTGACTGAAAGATTAGAAAGTTGTGGGGCACAAAGATTTAACTCCTGCAAGCCGTTCATGTCGATCCGGCATAAGGTGAGGTCCTTTAGGTTCACACACTTGGAAAAAAGGTTGATGTGTTTATTTTTACCACCATCCAAGTCAAAATTTCTCAAATTCAACTTTACCAAAGCCGGAAAGTCCCAACCTGATTCTGATATGTTGCATCTTGGATGACCCGAGTTACCATACTCGACTGCAAGGGTGAGATCCTCGAGAGCCCGACAACTGAAAAGACTCTGTGGGAATTCAGAAAGTTTTGTACCGGACCATACTAAAGTCAGCCGCCTAACGTTATGCATGCCAACATAGTTCACAATACTTCTGCCAGTTAATTGATTAGCTACTCCCCGGCATCTTAGCTCCAATACAGAAACTTCTCTATGATGGTTGCGATATAACAAAGCATGCTTCGCAAATTTATTAAACCTATGCATATCCGAAAACTCGTAGCTATCCAAGTTAAGTCGGGGTAGAAAAGTCCAAACAAGCTTCCATTTTTTGGACAATGCACTAGTTTGCATAGCATACTTCAAGTCAAGGAAAGAGAGAAtgtgatgaataatatcatctggcAAGTTGCTTATTCTATCTTCTTCTGCCACCATACTTGTTCTTTCAACCTGAGGACAATCGGTAATGAAAGTGGTAGTTG
This genomic window from Rutidosis leptorrhynchoides isolate AG116_Rl617_1_P2 chromosome 2, CSIRO_AGI_Rlap_v1, whole genome shotgun sequence contains:
- the LOC139894599 gene encoding uncharacterized protein, which gives rise to MMAEEDRISNFPDEIIHHILSSLDLKYAMQTSALSKKWKLVWTLLPQLNLDSNKFSNASHFYKFVNHALLHRNNLSEVSVLELRCRGAVATQTTVRNIVQYAGFHNVRRLTLVLSGTKQFPWFLFGCRALKDLTLAIEHRTPSCYISESGWDFPALEKLNLSNFELDGGKNKRVNLFSKCVNLKDLTLHGMNMNGLEELNLCVPQLSNLSVTFCYCYPKVFNVVAPHLQNLTASVGFIDVLHCRDLLHKSTRGFDSPDKVNLSWPESYYVSVKKTCLSQLLGVFQKLYTAKFLILDACIIMVLSSCMDQLLLEPCPFNNLKCLKMNTMLETRNGSRATTHEHVVVPVQLTNYFLDKSPTTTFITDCPQVERTSMVAEEDRISNLPDDIIHHILSFLDLKYAMQTSALSKKWKLVWTFLPRLNLDSYEFSDMHRFNKFAKHALLYRNHHREVSVLELRCRGVANQLTGRSIVNYVGMHNVRRLTLVWSGTKLSEFPQSLFSCRALEDLTLAVEYGNSGHPRCNISESGWDFPALVKLNLRNFDLDGGKNKHINLFSKCVNLKDLTLCRIDMNGLQELNLCAPQLSNLSVTFRDRYPKVLNVVAHQLQNLTASVKSVVVLHCRDLLLKSTVGFDSLKKVNLSWHYVSKKTCLSQLVGVFQKLCSAIVLILDPYIIKVLSSCLDQLLLEPCPFNNLECLKMNTFLETRYMCSPTKREHVVVPVQLKNYLLDKSPSATFIIDYPQNIHDDAMLGAETKVPGTINENIMLEAKVHTQDQVTTIQNEMFDSEIEIEMRDKVPQKRCSQQGHDDDDDDAGAKKKAKLDLEKQQPAADTTTIITQQENEMLDANIQMQDEVITNQQAMFEANIQIDEAITKQKAMFEAKMQIQDEAIAKQKAMFEAKIQMQDEVNTKQESNLKIFEQAITKQKAMFEGKIQMLDQVIIKQKAKIQMQDEVITGQKALFEDERQMQDQVIKKQKALFEAKIQMQDQIITGQKAMFEDQRKMQDQIITGQKAKIQMLEVANLDQEKLVSHVIKSKIAELKVQVESGNPDFEVIRSIGSDIKSVMELIPESVRAVMDAQFLLSMYS